A section of the Paenibacillus yonginensis genome encodes:
- a CDS encoding TolB family protein: MNKRQKRYAAVMAFVIALAAGLSACQPPLQQHPAGGGSGGSPTNQGAAEGQGSESKRKLTVVEGAVKQEHQAVSVQRIHRLEGANIETWVSDDALKIMTTTPVKAGTAQKEPEFVYTTSVVDLSSGDKREESAPIQPEDLTVTKEQVSPDGRYSFIQDWADKYTARNYMKNQETGVVQEIKLPNYMELGGWLDPDSYILAAGDQAGRGDLWQIGTDGTAAKLELEDPDVELFTEFGVSRGSIYYLDNQGRLKTFKPGQSRPETVSKQVGQFEVSPDGAHIAVQAYGTDRSSSELRLLGPDGREEGGALAKGNLIPYLAWSPDSSKLALAVYNEDQNGLNGVYIFDYESGLLSLVGPGYFPQYPLSWSPSGKRLGITIAGEDSLPVTQIMDLNL, from the coding sequence ATGAACAAGAGACAGAAGAGATATGCCGCAGTGATGGCGTTCGTTATCGCCTTGGCAGCCGGTCTTTCGGCCTGCCAGCCGCCGCTGCAGCAACATCCGGCGGGCGGCGGTTCAGGCGGCAGCCCAACAAATCAGGGTGCGGCGGAAGGACAAGGCTCAGAAAGCAAACGCAAGCTGACAGTTGTGGAGGGGGCGGTCAAGCAGGAACATCAGGCCGTTTCCGTCCAGCGGATTCACCGTCTGGAGGGGGCAAATATCGAAACCTGGGTTTCGGATGATGCGCTCAAGATTATGACGACTACACCGGTCAAAGCGGGTACGGCGCAGAAGGAACCGGAATTTGTTTATACAACATCGGTTGTTGATTTGTCATCCGGAGACAAGCGGGAGGAATCCGCTCCCATTCAACCGGAGGATTTGACCGTAACGAAAGAGCAGGTATCGCCGGACGGCCGATACAGCTTTATTCAGGACTGGGCCGACAAATATACGGCACGCAACTATATGAAGAACCAGGAGACCGGGGTCGTTCAAGAAATTAAGCTGCCAAACTATATGGAGCTTGGGGGCTGGCTTGATCCGGACAGCTATATCCTGGCGGCTGGGGATCAGGCAGGCCGAGGGGATCTCTGGCAGATCGGAACGGACGGAACGGCGGCCAAGCTGGAACTGGAAGACCCGGACGTGGAGCTGTTTACGGAATTTGGAGTTAGCCGGGGCTCGATCTATTACCTGGATAATCAGGGCCGGCTCAAGACGTTTAAGCCGGGGCAGAGCCGGCCGGAAACGGTCAGCAAGCAGGTCGGGCAGTTCGAGGTTTCACCGGATGGCGCGCATATTGCCGTACAGGCCTACGGGACGGACCGGAGTTCCAGCGAGCTTCGGCTGCTTGGTCCGGATGGCCGGGAAGAAGGAGGAGCTTTGGCCAAAGGGAATTTGATCCCTTATCTGGCCTGGTCGCCCGATTCTTCCAAACTGGCTTTGGCTGTCTATAACGAAGATCAAAACGGTTTGAACGGCGTTTACATTTTTGATTATGAATCAGGGCTCTTATCGCTGGTCGGACCGGGTTATTTCCCCCAATACCCGCTCAGCTGGAGTCCTTCGGGCAAACGGCTTGGCATTACGATTGCAGGTGAAGATTCGCTGCCGGTGACCCAAATTATGGATTTGAACCTTTAA